The following proteins are encoded in a genomic region of Apium graveolens cultivar Ventura unplaced genomic scaffold, ASM990537v1 ctg969, whole genome shotgun sequence:
- the LOC141705758 gene encoding uncharacterized protein LOC141705758, giving the protein MLDEINQLVDEFRQHRDLYESEEVVDLEITLKVIRSESGRDCHISNTDEVAGIMVGDTKDTCGESDIVVHDKIKGLVRVSYVHPKLMALQYPLLFSRGEDGLHPKIKFQKNDESKGLTPTLGGRLFQQYSVDAFSSIEQTRLWWFRTHQTTLRNELYSNICDSLSRGDVDTSNIGKGIILPAGFVGSKRLKLDQLLADIKTKKYFGVCNGVMYVVEFQKRGLPHVHMLIWLDADLKKNLKQNVDKYVSAEIPDPLLDPVCYATVKEFMIHGPCEIDDLLRSIGNSLKKYDQLPQPPNSYLNNGANNLIIEETSYGISTMDSEHRKLLCDCTEEQRKVYDAVLESVESGSGGLFFVYGSGGCGKTFLWRTLICKLRSLGKIVLPVASSGIAATLMSGGQTGHSRFKIPIVLDEFSTCNISHNSDIAQLIKQTNLIIWDEAPMQHRYAFECLDRSLKDIMKAIDPACYKMPFGGITVVLGGDFRQILPVITYGDRADIVAACITRSKL; this is encoded by the exons ATGCTAGATGAAATAAATCAGTTGGTGGATGAGTTTAGGCAACATCGTGATCTGTATGAAAGCGAAGAAGTTGTTGATCTTGAGATTACATTGAAAGTAATTAGATCTGAAAGCGGTAGAGATTGTCACATATCCAACACCGATGAGGTTGCTGGGATTATGGTTGGCGACACTAAAGATACGTGTGGGGAAAGTGACATTGTTGTTCACGATAAAATCAAAGGTTTGGTCCGTGTCTCTTATGTACATCCAAAGCTGATGGCTTTACAATATCCTTTACTTTTCTCTCGAGGAGAAGATGGACTTCACCCTAAAATCAAATTCCAGAAGAATGATGAAAGTAAAG GTTTGACTCCGACGCTTGGTGGAAGACTGTTCCAACAGTACTCGGTAGATGCATTTTCTTCTATTGAGCAGACACGGCTATGGTGGTTCCGTACTCATCAAACTACCTTACGGAATGAATTATATAGCAACATATGTGATTCATTAAGTAGAGGTGATGTTGATACCTCCAATATCGGTAAAGGTATCATATTGCCTGCTGGGTTTGTTGGTTCAAAACG ATTGAAGCTTGATCAACTGTTGGCAGATATTAAGACCAAAAAATATTTTGGTGTTTGTAATGGAG TGATGTATGTAGTTGAGTTTCAAAAACGAGGACTCCCACATGTCCACATGTTAATATGGCTTGACGCAGATttaaagaaaaatctaaagcaGAATGTGGATAAATATGTCTCAGCGGAAATACCAGATCCGTTATTAGATCCGGTTTGTTATGCAACAGTGAAGGAATTTATGATCCACGGTCCATGTG AAATAGATGACTTGCTTAGGTCAATTGGAAATTCTTTGAAGAAATATGACCAGTTGCCGCAACCTCCCAATAGCTATTTGAACAATGGAGCCAATAACTTGATTATCGAAGAAACAAGTTATGGCATTAGCACGATGGACTCTGAACATCGCAAATTACTGTGTGATTGTACTGAAGAGCAGAGGAAAGTGTATGATGCAGTCTTGGAATCTGTTGAAAGTGGTTCAGGTGGTTTATTTTTTGTTTATGGGAGCGGAGGCTGTGGGAAGACTTTTTTGTGGCGAACTCTTATATGTAAGTTACGTTCCCTAGGTAAAATTGTTCTCCCTGTTGCTTCCTCTGGCATAGCTGCTACATTGATGTCTGGTGGTCAGACTGGGCACTCACGTTTCAAAATTCCAATAGTTCTGGATGAATTTTCAACCTGTAATATTTCTCATAATTCAGACATTGCTCAACTTATCAAGCAAACAAACCTTATTATCTGGGACGAGGCGCCTATGCAACATAGATATGCTTTTGAGTGTTTAGACCGATCATTAAAGGATATTATGAAAGCTATTGATCCAGCATGCTATAAAATGCCATTTGGAGGCATAACTGTTGTACTTGGTGGTGATTTTCGCCAAATTCTACCTGTGATAACATATGGTGATCGTGCAGACATTGTAGCAGCATGCATCACTAGGTCCAAACTTTAG
- the LOC141705759 gene encoding uncharacterized protein LOC141705759, with translation MRVRQGQFDPDSEDLKLFAQWVLDIGNGQVPPPPNSNPLTENQILIPSRFCDLATENTVENMISSTFPDFSHNGTSSHYLSERAILTPTNQTVGQVNSVIVDMLLGESVCYLSVDSAEEFGGMDEELNQAFPVEYLNSLNIAGLPYHDLKLKVGAVVMLMRNLNQILGLCNGTRMIITKCLKFCVECEVICGTFAGSKHFILRMKLSPTDMKLSFKLVRKQMPLQLCYAMIINKSQGQSLKKIGLYLPKSVFTHGQYYVAVSRVTSPSGLTIFVDDKSNVATNVTQNVVYKEVFYSLPHS, from the coding sequence ATGCGCGTAAGACAAGGTCAATTTGATCCTGACAGTGAGGATTTGAAACTGTTTGCTCAATGGGTACTTGACATTGGTAATGGTCAAGTGCCTCCACCTCCTAATTCGAATCCTCTGACTGAGAATCAAATTTTAATTCCTTCAAGATTCTGTGATTTGGCGACTGAAAATACTGTTGAGAATATGATATCAAGCACATTTCCTGATTTCTCTCATAATGGCACTAGTTCACATTATTTAAGTGAGAGAGCTATTCTGACTCCAACCAACCAAACTGTTGGGCAAGTAAATTCAGTTATTGTGGACATGCTTCTAGGTGAATCTGTGTGCTACCTCAGTGTAGATTCTGCTGAGGAATTTGGTGGGATGGATGAAGAACTGAATCAAGCATTCCCTGTGGAGTATTTGAACTCTTTAAATATTGCAGGATTGCCATATCATGATTTGAAGTTGAAAGTTGGTGCTGTTGTTATGCTTATGCGAAATTTGAACCAAATATTAGGTTTATGTAATGGAACCAGGATGATAATTACCAAGTGTTTGAAATTTTGTGTAGAGTGTGAGGTGATATGTGGGACATTTGCAGGAAGCAAGCATTTCATTCTACGAATGAAGTTGTCTCCGACAGATATGAAGTTGTCGTTTAAACTGGTAAGGAAGCAGATGCCTTTACAATTATGCTACGCAATGATAATTAACAAATCCCAAGGTCAATCCCTTAAAAAGATTGGATTGTACCTGCCTAAGTCAGTTTTCACTCATGGCCAATACTATGTAGCTGTTAGTCGGGTTACATCCCCGAGCGGGCTGACTATTTTTGTGGATGATAAATCTAACGTAGCTACAAATGTTACCCAAAATGTGGTGTACAAAGAGGTGTTTTATTCTTTACCACACAGTTAG